A window from Frischella perrara encodes these proteins:
- a CDS encoding type II secretion system F family protein — protein MNFIFGFILVLTSVISLFSLKRKHERLQIFNLVTQQNNSALSLFENKMDEHKVSLWQSINRSIIINFKTNYNLLIDNLPSKLHLVFMIFAGTISGVIFNNLYLDVDNILVIFGSAVFSILLMLFIVKRKVKKQFYETFPEALSTIIGIISSGSSISVAFQQCAKMEGSVGKAMKEVNARMEVGENPHNVLLNSYRLLPFNEYYFFVLTVMVNLDGGGELKDVLTNLSKVLTNNAALAKIRDGKTAELRMTLLILSLIPPGFILLLKYLAKENYELLVNTDGGHYILYYVVCSELLGIILIKKMINKAI, from the coding sequence ATGAATTTTATTTTTGGTTTTATTTTAGTACTAACATCTGTAATTAGTTTATTCTCACTAAAAAGAAAGCATGAACGGTTACAGATTTTTAATCTGGTCACTCAACAAAATAATTCTGCATTATCCCTCTTTGAAAATAAGATGGATGAACATAAAGTTTCATTATGGCAGAGCATCAATAGATCAATTATTATAAATTTTAAAACTAACTATAATTTACTTATTGATAATTTACCGAGTAAATTACATTTAGTTTTTATGATCTTCGCTGGCACCATAAGTGGCGTAATTTTCAATAATTTATATTTAGATGTAGATAATATTCTTGTCATTTTCGGTAGTGCAGTATTTTCTATTTTGCTTATGTTATTTATTGTTAAACGAAAAGTTAAAAAGCAATTCTATGAAACTTTTCCAGAAGCATTAAGTACAATAATCGGGATAATTAGCTCAGGTTCATCTATTTCAGTTGCATTTCAACAATGTGCGAAAATGGAGGGATCTGTTGGTAAAGCCATGAAAGAAGTTAATGCTAGAATGGAAGTCGGTGAGAATCCTCACAATGTTCTGTTAAACTCTTATCGTTTACTACCTTTTAATGAGTATTACTTTTTTGTCCTTACTGTGATGGTAAATTTAGACGGCGGTGGTGAATTAAAAGATGTTTTGACTAATTTATCCAAAGTGTTAACAAACAATGCTGCATTAGCAAAAATTCGTGATGGTAAAACAGCTGAGTTACGGATGACGTTACTTATTCTTTCACTAATTCCACCTGGATTCATTTTGTTACTTAAATATCTTGCTAAAGAAAACTATGAATTATTAGTAAATACTGATGGTGGTCATTATATACTTTATTATGTTGTTTGTAGTGAGCTTTTAGGTATCATTTTAATTAAAAAGATGATTAATAAAGCTATTTAA
- a CDS encoding DMT family transporter has product MKAYLFLFLAIFFEVIGTSFLKLSNQFTNIGQTIVAIGAYLIAFFFLSLVLKTIPIGIAYAIWSGVGIICITLIGLLVFKQNLDFPAFLGLTLIILGVIIINIFSKTTGH; this is encoded by the coding sequence ATGAAAGCATATCTTTTTTTATTTCTTGCAATTTTTTTTGAAGTTATTGGTACAAGTTTTTTAAAATTATCTAACCAATTTACCAATATTGGACAGACTATCGTTGCTATTGGTGCCTATTTAATTGCCTTTTTCTTTTTAAGTTTAGTTTTAAAAACCATTCCTATTGGTATCGCTTATGCAATATGGTCAGGTGTCGGTATTATCTGCATTACGCTAATTGGACTGCTTGTTTTCAAACAAAATTTAGATTTCCCTGCCTTTCTAGGTTTAACATTGATTATTCTTGGTGTAATTATTATCAATATTTTTTCCAAAACAACAGGACATTGA
- a CDS encoding Flp family type IVb pilin encodes MKLTQSIFSAYNSAKNSVQNFLKREDGVTAIEYAIVAAGVAAVVVVLFQDGGTFQQAMEGIFNRLSSQLDTLLP; translated from the coding sequence ATGAAATTAACTCAATCTATTTTTTCAGCATACAATTCAGCTAAAAATTCTGTACAAAACTTTTTAAAACGCGAAGATGGTGTAACTGCTATTGAGTATGCAATTGTTGCAGCTGGTGTTGCCGCTGTTGTGGTTGTTCTTTTCCAAGATGGTGGTACTTTCCAACAAGCAATGGAAGGTATCTTCAACAGATTAAGTTCACAATTAGATACTTTATTACCATAA
- a CDS encoding tetratricopeptide repeat protein, whose amino-acid sequence MKAKYFFIFAIIVITTGCQNSSFKRDLAEEQRIYILETTKNYGGLVEIYKNQLKVSDSEKTRFKLAQAYYLSMDYDSALRALKPIINESKNDSVLVLYGRVLSEIKNPKEQQPRYQEALQYLNLALEFNPKNGEAYNLKGIVEVKLGQYDAARYSFMKSRELFYDENKVLNNLATLSLLDKDYLTAYDYLNILYNKGYRNKTVLHNLLFTLVKLDKITLAKQFCKEHKLSNRPEILIEELKKVEPNTTVNFNELVPPAGQMKKNYEKVKNAEENTNNQKNNIPQNDIVKSKGNNLVAIRSGEHKSFSRITFETTSKLTKEQYSIQISSGNVLQIKLFNVELSTLNINQIINKIKNSDRNFSNVSAQYTDQGVLVINIKIKNVTEPKISYMGKGQKGHCTSIDFYLKN is encoded by the coding sequence ATGAAAGCAAAATATTTTTTTATATTTGCGATTATTGTAATAACGACAGGATGCCAAAACAGTAGCTTCAAAAGAGATCTTGCGGAAGAGCAAAGAATATATATTCTAGAAACCACAAAAAATTATGGCGGTCTAGTTGAAATTTATAAAAATCAACTAAAGGTTTCCGACTCAGAGAAAACACGCTTTAAGCTCGCTCAAGCCTATTATTTATCAATGGATTACGACTCCGCTCTGCGTGCACTAAAACCTATAATTAATGAAAGTAAAAATGATAGTGTTTTAGTACTCTATGGTAGAGTCCTTTCTGAGATTAAAAATCCAAAAGAGCAACAACCAAGATATCAAGAAGCTCTTCAATATTTAAATTTAGCATTAGAATTCAATCCGAAAAATGGTGAAGCATATAATTTGAAGGGTATAGTCGAAGTTAAGCTAGGTCAATATGATGCCGCGCGCTACTCGTTTATGAAATCCAGAGAGTTATTTTATGATGAAAATAAAGTCCTCAATAATTTAGCTACTTTGTCATTATTAGACAAAGATTATTTGACAGCTTATGATTATCTTAACATTCTATATAATAAAGGATATCGTAATAAAACTGTATTACATAATCTTTTATTTACCTTAGTAAAATTGGATAAGATAACGTTAGCTAAACAATTTTGTAAAGAACATAAATTATCTAACCGACCTGAAATTTTGATTGAAGAATTAAAAAAAGTGGAGCCAAATACTACTGTTAATTTTAATGAATTAGTTCCACCGGCAGGTCAAATGAAAAAGAACTATGAAAAAGTAAAAAATGCTGAAGAGAATACTAATAATCAAAAAAACAATATACCTCAAAATGATATTGTCAAATCGAAAGGGAATAATTTAGTTGCTATTCGTTCTGGTGAACATAAATCTTTTTCACGAATTACTTTTGAAACCACTAGTAAATTAACAAAAGAACAATATAGCATCCAAATATCATCAGGCAATGTATTACAGATAAAATTATTTAATGTGGAATTATCAACTTTAAATATAAATCAAATAATCAATAAGATAAAAAATAGCGATCGTAATTTTTCTAATGTATCTGCACAATATACCGATCAGGGAGTGTTAGTAATAAATATAAAAATTAAAAATGTTACTGAGCCTAAGATATCTTATATGGGTAAAGGCCAAAAAGGACACTGTACTTCAATTGACTTTTATCTGAAAAACTAA
- a CDS encoding amidohydrolase produces the protein MNKEQLKQKVCQAIADRKVDIKAMALAIWEEPELGYKETKTAQKVEAAFDKLGVEYRNKLALTGVKGRLKGGKGSKYSVAVIGELDAIICADHPSANDISGAAHCCGHNAQIANMMAVTMGLIDSGAMEYLAGDVVPFAVPAEEYVEITYRKRLIEEGKIKYVGGKPELIHRGEFDDIDMALQIHLTSVPKDRSNGFIEISTTSNGFIGKLIEYKGEAAHAAAAPHAGVNALNAAMMGMMGVHAIRETFQEKDYIRFHPIITQGGDLVNVIPSSVKMESYVRASNVPAMIDANERINRALKAGAMSVGATCEIKDLPGYLPLQNNPTLNELLQNNAQQLIGEENVWVAPHMTGSTDTGDLSHIMPVSHPWIGSVRGVLHGKDYEVFDEDMAYIRPAQMMACTIIDLLYNDAEQAEQMMANYQPLMTKEAYLEFLSDFDK, from the coding sequence ATGAATAAAGAACAATTAAAACAGAAAGTATGTCAGGCTATTGCTGACAGAAAAGTTGATATTAAAGCAATGGCACTTGCCATTTGGGAAGAACCTGAGTTAGGTTATAAAGAAACAAAAACTGCGCAAAAAGTTGAGGCTGCTTTTGATAAGCTTGGCGTTGAGTACAGAAATAAGTTGGCATTAACAGGTGTTAAAGGTCGCTTAAAAGGTGGAAAAGGAAGCAAATATAGCGTTGCGGTGATTGGTGAGCTTGATGCAATTATTTGTGCAGATCATCCATCTGCTAATGACATATCAGGTGCAGCACATTGCTGCGGTCATAATGCTCAGATCGCTAATATGATGGCTGTTACCATGGGATTAATTGATTCTGGTGCAATGGAATATCTAGCGGGGGATGTTGTGCCTTTTGCTGTTCCCGCCGAAGAATATGTAGAAATAACTTACCGTAAACGTTTAATTGAAGAAGGTAAAATAAAATATGTGGGTGGAAAACCTGAATTGATTCATCGAGGCGAATTTGATGATATAGATATGGCATTACAAATTCATTTAACTAGTGTTCCTAAAGATAGATCGAATGGTTTCATTGAAATATCAACAACTAGTAATGGATTTATTGGTAAATTGATAGAGTATAAAGGGGAAGCAGCACATGCTGCAGCAGCACCACATGCTGGAGTTAATGCTTTAAATGCAGCAATGATGGGAATGATGGGTGTACATGCTATTCGCGAAACCTTTCAGGAAAAAGATTATATTCGTTTTCATCCAATTATTACACAGGGTGGCGATCTTGTTAATGTTATTCCTAGTAGTGTTAAAATGGAAAGCTATGTTCGTGCAAGCAATGTTCCAGCAATGATAGATGCAAATGAACGTATCAACCGAGCTTTAAAAGCAGGTGCAATGTCTGTCGGTGCAACTTGTGAAATAAAAGATCTTCCGGGTTACCTTCCATTGCAAAATAATCCTACTTTAAATGAATTATTGCAAAATAATGCCCAACAACTGATTGGTGAAGAAAATGTATGGGTAGCACCACATATGACGGGTAGTACAGATACCGGTGATTTATCTCACATTATGCCTGTCAGTCATCCATGGATTGGCTCTGTCCGAGGTGTCTTACATGGTAAAGATTATGAAGTATTTGATGAAGATATGGCTTACATTCGTCCCGCTCAAATGATGGCGTGTACAATTATTGATCTACTTTATAATGATGCAGAACAAGCTGAGCAAATGATGGCAAATTATCAACCATTAATGACTAAAGAAGCTTATCTTGAATTCCTATCAGATTTTGATAAATAG
- a CDS encoding type II secretion system F family protein, translating into MMLILVSLCLIFFALKELINEYQYQKQKKTLTSLLKEEVIKPKTTNRKNNDVAFEKIIAQNSVAVSFLNRFQDEQLWKVYAIVVILGILFLINSIFDIVNLDETTLIVSLFLIAVVIIIIPERLVKAQTAKRIRGVSRDLPLVIDIIAIMVKSGMTVENSFNYLSTRTSNINKDIETILERACLMMEVNGIEQAIDLIYREVPSKEMRMFCTTLKRNISYGDSIYITLLNLSSEIREMQRLSIEEKIAAVSAKMTVPMMVFILFPSLVVIAGPIILKILSMPVFNN; encoded by the coding sequence ATGATGTTGATTTTGGTCTCTCTATGCTTAATATTTTTCGCTCTTAAAGAGCTAATTAATGAATATCAATATCAAAAGCAGAAAAAAACTTTAACTTCTTTATTAAAGGAAGAAGTTATTAAGCCTAAGACTACTAATAGAAAAAATAACGACGTAGCATTCGAAAAAATTATCGCTCAAAATAGTGTTGCTGTTAGTTTTCTAAATCGTTTTCAAGATGAGCAACTTTGGAAAGTTTACGCTATAGTAGTTATCCTTGGTATACTTTTCTTAATTAATAGTATATTTGATATTGTAAATTTAGATGAGACGACTTTAATAGTATCACTGTTTTTAATTGCTGTCGTGATAATTATAATACCCGAGCGACTAGTGAAAGCTCAAACAGCCAAAAGAATTAGAGGCGTATCTCGAGATTTACCTCTTGTCATTGATATTATCGCAATTATGGTCAAATCAGGGATGACCGTAGAAAATAGTTTTAATTATCTTAGTACACGAACTAGTAATATCAATAAAGATATAGAAACTATATTAGAACGGGCTTGCTTAATGATGGAAGTAAATGGCATTGAACAAGCGATTGATCTCATTTACCGAGAAGTACCATCTAAAGAAATGAGAATGTTTTGTACAACGTTGAAAAGAAATATAAGTTATGGCGACTCAATTTATATTACGCTATTGAATCTTTCATCTGAAATAAGGGAAATGCAACGGCTCTCTATTGAAGAAAAAATTGCAGCAGTTTCAGCAAAGATGACCGTACCAATGATGGTTTTTATACTTTTCCCATCATTAGTCGTTATTGCTGGTCCTATAATTTTAAAAATTTTAAGTATGCCTGTATTCAACAATTAA
- a CDS encoding TadE/TadG family type IV pilus assembly protein gives MLKLCKIIKEKRGVISIEFAICFPLFILLFAFVLEMNRLMFISSSLDLLTADVARRASITENINKNSSSYSNIFYNELSKELTLWPMLTSQDNFIVQVEFCNNIKNIIDNKCNTTSTSLSKIIRYKVEYKYNAFFSSLFPDLANASLKRESVVYREFQS, from the coding sequence ATGTTGAAATTATGTAAAATAATTAAAGAAAAAAGAGGCGTGATATCAATTGAATTTGCTATCTGTTTTCCATTATTTATTCTGTTGTTCGCTTTTGTTTTGGAAATGAATCGATTAATGTTTATCAGTTCTTCATTGGATTTACTTACTGCTGACGTAGCTAGAAGAGCATCAATCACAGAGAATATAAATAAAAACTCTTCATCATATTCTAATATCTTTTATAATGAATTAAGTAAAGAACTAACTTTATGGCCGATGTTGACCTCTCAAGACAACTTTATAGTTCAAGTCGAATTTTGCAACAATATTAAAAATATCATCGATAATAAATGTAATACAACATCTACATCATTAAGCAAAATTATTCGTTATAAAGTTGAATATAAATACAATGCTTTTTTCTCTTCATTATTTCCAGATTTAGCAAATGCCAGTTTAAAAAGAGAATCAGTTGTTTATCGTGAATTTCAATCTTAA
- a CDS encoding type II and III secretion system protein family protein produces the protein MLVIKKIYERRFSLAISLALICSSSFSWAQIYYFQPGQSKTITLPEKIRTVFIAKESVANYEIIGENKLLIYAKQNGLTGLLAYDENNNIIIDDTIIVDPILSQVVFRLKKEFPNSNVTITKYAIGQTGDEFAYLVSGDVPDTDTKSRILNFIGSLVGTNKKTRKIESNDGAISNDDIDFLEKTTYSNIIDKINVVQETQINVKLTFVEVSKEFTDALGIDWRNFTLESMSNPTKTPSLTDFGEFNLVSLKQGFDIKNIVTIIRAFNNDKLAKVLAEPNLSVLSGEAASFLVGGEIPVVTAGGKENTSNVEYKEYGIKLNIGAKANNNKRIRLFIANEFSSISGAYSFNNYSIPTLRTRKASSTIDVGDGESFVIAGLITEQDEETLSKIPFIGDIPILGALARSTSVNRGKTELVVFATVNIVTPKSSFEVIELPKFERTSTTNLFFNLKNNMEKQKQRTIPISNESEKFVNYMGFIE, from the coding sequence ATGCTAGTAATAAAAAAAATATATGAACGACGATTTAGCTTAGCTATTTCTTTAGCTTTAATTTGTTCATCAAGTTTTAGTTGGGCGCAAATATATTATTTTCAACCAGGTCAAAGTAAGACAATCACACTCCCTGAAAAAATTCGTACTGTATTTATTGCTAAAGAAAGTGTAGCGAATTACGAGATTATTGGTGAAAATAAATTGCTTATTTATGCCAAACAAAACGGCTTAACAGGATTGCTAGCATATGATGAAAATAATAATATCATAATTGATGATACGATTATAGTTGATCCAATATTATCACAAGTCGTATTCCGTTTGAAAAAAGAGTTTCCTAACAGTAATGTAACTATAACTAAGTATGCTATTGGCCAAACTGGTGATGAATTTGCCTATCTTGTAAGTGGTGATGTACCTGATACAGATACTAAATCAAGAATTCTTAATTTTATTGGTTCATTAGTAGGAACTAACAAAAAAACGAGAAAAATTGAATCTAACGACGGAGCCATAAGTAATGATGATATTGATTTTTTAGAAAAAACTACTTATAGCAATATTATTGATAAAATTAATGTAGTTCAAGAAACCCAAATCAATGTAAAATTAACATTTGTAGAAGTTAGTAAAGAATTTACAGATGCACTAGGCATTGATTGGAGAAATTTTACATTAGAATCCATGAGTAACCCTACTAAAACGCCATCGTTAACTGATTTTGGTGAGTTTAATTTAGTGAGTTTAAAACAAGGATTTGATATTAAAAATATAGTAACTATTATTCGTGCATTTAATAATGATAAATTAGCAAAAGTACTTGCTGAACCAAATTTATCTGTATTATCAGGTGAAGCAGCATCGTTTCTTGTAGGCGGTGAAATACCTGTAGTCACAGCTGGAGGTAAGGAAAATACGTCCAATGTTGAATATAAAGAATATGGTATTAAACTTAACATTGGAGCTAAAGCAAACAATAATAAACGTATTCGTTTATTCATAGCGAATGAGTTTAGTTCAATTTCCGGTGCTTATTCCTTTAATAATTACTCAATTCCTACCTTACGCACTCGTAAAGCAAGTTCAACTATTGACGTAGGAGATGGTGAAAGTTTTGTTATCGCTGGACTCATAACAGAACAAGATGAAGAGACATTAAGTAAAATTCCATTTATAGGTGATATACCTATTCTAGGAGCTTTGGCGCGAAGCACTTCTGTAAATCGAGGAAAAACAGAACTGGTTGTTTTTGCTACGGTTAATATTGTAACACCTAAAAGTAGTTTCGAAGTGATCGAATTACCTAAATTTGAAAGGACAAGTACAACAAACTTGTTTTTCAATTTAAAAAATAATATGGAAAAACAAAAACAACGCACTATCCCAATTTCAAATGAAAGCGAAAAGTTTGTTAATTATATGGGATTTATTGAATAG
- a CDS encoding molybdopterin-synthase adenylyltransferase MoeB produces the protein MLPLSKEELLRYNRQISLKGFDIDKQQLLKNCSALIIGVGGLGCSASLYLTNAGIGQLTIVDFDTISESNLNRQILYTENSIGLKKVTIAKQTLAQYNSQIKINTISHTLNDNELQDLISHHHVVLDCSDNLATRLQINRCCHKLKKPLISASAIRMEGILSVFTFQEHEPCYQCLSQLFKDEQLSCVESGIMAPLVGVMGTMQALEAIKIITHYGTPLVGRVLVMDALSMQFNELKLLQQANCPICQYVN, from the coding sequence ATGTTACCTCTTTCCAAAGAAGAACTATTACGTTATAACCGTCAAATCTCTCTAAAAGGTTTCGACATCGATAAACAGCAACTTTTAAAAAATTGCTCAGCACTAATCATTGGTGTTGGTGGTTTAGGATGCAGCGCCTCATTGTATCTTACAAATGCTGGTATTGGACAATTAACGATTGTTGATTTTGATACGATTTCAGAATCAAATTTAAATCGCCAAATTTTATACACAGAAAACTCTATTGGATTAAAAAAAGTTACAATAGCGAAACAAACATTAGCTCAATATAATTCACAAATTAAAATTAATACCATCAGTCACACACTTAATGATAACGAACTGCAAGACCTGATTAGTCATCATCATGTTGTCTTAGATTGTAGTGATAATCTTGCAACGCGACTACAAATCAACCGTTGTTGCCATAAACTGAAAAAGCCACTTATTTCAGCATCGGCTATTAGAATGGAGGGTATATTAAGTGTTTTTACCTTTCAGGAACATGAACCTTGTTATCAATGCTTAAGTCAGCTGTTTAAAGATGAACAATTAAGCTGTGTGGAATCCGGTATTATGGCTCCTTTGGTTGGTGTTATGGGCACAATGCAAGCACTTGAAGCGATCAAAATCATTACTCATTATGGAACACCCCTTGTTGGTCGAGTATTAGTGATGGATGCATTGTCAATGCAATTCAATGAACTCAAATTATTACAACAAGCTAACTGCCCTATTTGCCAATATGTCAATTAA
- a CDS encoding CpaF family protein: MSEQNIVPLEWVKVRDLVFQSLDLDLIDGLKDDPNKVTREIVLIIRDIISSGRAYISSDDANTLASMICDEIVGYGPLDSLMNDDSVNDILVNGPYSIYVERAGKLVKTNKFFINDRQLLDIARRLVNKIGKNVDEAHPLVDSRMPDGSRLNVVIPPIAIDGASLSIRKFGKGSRSFSDLINFRSLNEDMANFLVIAARCRMNIIVSGGTGSGKTTMLNALSQFINDYERTITLEDAAELRLQQDHVVRLETRSGGEDGRGQVTMRNLLINALRMRPDRIILGECRGEEAFEMLQAMNTGHNGSMSTLHANTARDALARLESMVIMGQSELPITAIRRYISSSVNFIIQVSRLPDGQRKVTSITEVLGMESENIVTHDVFKFEIDDERDVDGKIQGEFVCNGLVRRSALYEGAQYYNLTNILEELMLKAGGFEK; this comes from the coding sequence ATGAGCGAACAAAACATTGTACCACTGGAATGGGTAAAAGTAAGAGATTTAGTATTCCAATCTCTTGATCTTGATCTAATAGATGGATTGAAAGATGATCCTAATAAAGTTACGCGTGAAATTGTATTAATTATTCGCGATATTATTAGTTCAGGTAGAGCTTATATATCTTCAGATGACGCTAATACATTAGCTAGCATGATCTGTGACGAAATCGTCGGATATGGTCCGTTAGATTCTTTAATGAATGACGATTCAGTGAATGATATTTTAGTCAATGGTCCTTATAGTATCTACGTCGAAAGAGCAGGAAAACTAGTTAAAACTAACAAGTTTTTTATTAATGATCGTCAATTACTGGATATCGCTAGGCGCTTAGTTAATAAAATTGGTAAAAATGTTGATGAAGCTCACCCTCTTGTTGACTCAAGAATGCCAGATGGCAGTCGATTAAATGTTGTAATCCCCCCTATTGCTATAGACGGTGCATCTCTATCTATACGTAAATTTGGTAAAGGTAGTCGAAGTTTTTCTGATCTGATTAATTTTCGCTCATTAAATGAAGATATGGCAAACTTCTTAGTTATTGCTGCCCGTTGTCGAATGAATATTATTGTATCAGGTGGTACGGGTTCGGGTAAAACAACAATGCTCAATGCCTTATCACAATTCATAAATGATTATGAACGTACCATAACCTTAGAAGATGCCGCAGAATTGCGTTTACAACAGGATCATGTTGTTAGATTGGAAACTCGCTCTGGCGGTGAGGATGGACGAGGTCAAGTTACAATGCGTAATCTGCTTATCAATGCTCTACGTATGCGGCCAGACCGAATAATATTAGGTGAGTGTCGTGGCGAAGAGGCATTTGAAATGCTACAAGCTATGAATACAGGTCACAATGGTTCTATGTCAACATTGCATGCTAATACAGCCCGTGATGCTTTGGCGCGTTTAGAAAGTATGGTTATTATGGGTCAATCTGAGCTACCTATTACTGCTATTAGACGTTACATTAGCTCCTCTGTTAATTTTATAATTCAAGTCTCTCGACTTCCTGATGGTCAACGTAAAGTTACCAGTATTACTGAAGTATTAGGCATGGAGTCTGAAAATATAGTCACTCATGATGTATTTAAATTCGAAATAGATGATGAACGTGATGTTGACGGTAAAATTCAAGGAGAATTTGTCTGTAATGGATTAGTTAGACGTTCGGCACTTTATGAAGGTGCACAATATTATAATTTAACCAACATTTTGGAAGAACTCATGTTAAAAGCAGGGGGATTTGAAAAATGA
- the dusC gene encoding tRNA dihydrouridine(16) synthase DusC yields MSIKFNQIILAPMEGVLDYYVRDLLTKINQFDYCVTEFVRVTHHLLTKKTYYRLCPELHHGGKTKSGTPVRIQLLGQAPDLMAENAALAIELGSYGIDINCGCPAKTVVGSQGGAYLLKSPQLIYQITKKVRQNIGLNVPLSVKIRLGFDDKSQCFDIADAVEQAGASEIVIHGRTKVDGYQPDKIDWLTIGKIKNRLTIPVIANGEIMTRQSAQQCIAQSQTTNIMLGRGILTIPNLGNVIRNEEFPLSWDEVLLLLQQYAQSDSVDESISHKPLYFSSRIKQWLSYLKQHYSQAHQLLQQIRTLKTQQDIIDGLQNYKI; encoded by the coding sequence ATGTCAATTAAATTCAATCAAATTATTCTTGCTCCGATGGAAGGGGTTTTAGACTATTATGTAAGAGATTTATTAACAAAAATCAATCAATTTGATTATTGTGTAACAGAGTTCGTTCGTGTCACTCATCATCTTTTAACTAAAAAAACATATTATCGACTTTGCCCAGAGCTTCATCATGGTGGTAAAACTAAATCTGGTACGCCCGTAAGAATTCAATTACTTGGTCAAGCACCCGATCTTATGGCTGAAAATGCGGCTTTGGCGATTGAATTGGGATCTTACGGAATAGATATTAATTGTGGATGCCCTGCTAAAACGGTTGTCGGAAGTCAAGGTGGTGCATATTTGTTAAAATCACCACAATTAATATATCAAATAACAAAGAAAGTACGTCAAAATATAGGTCTTAATGTGCCTTTATCCGTCAAGATAAGGCTTGGATTTGATGATAAAAGTCAGTGTTTTGATATTGCAGATGCCGTTGAACAAGCCGGCGCATCAGAAATAGTAATTCATGGAAGAACAAAAGTTGATGGCTATCAACCCGATAAAATCGATTGGTTAACCATTGGTAAAATCAAAAATCGACTAACAATTCCCGTTATTGCTAATGGTGAAATAATGACTAGACAATCAGCTCAGCAGTGTATTGCACAAAGTCAGACAACAAATATTATGCTGGGAAGAGGTATTCTAACAATCCCAAATTTAGGTAATGTAATTCGTAATGAAGAATTTCCGCTTAGTTGGGATGAAGTTTTATTATTACTACAACAATATGCTCAATCAGATTCGGTAGACGAGAGTATATCGCATAAACCACTGTATTTTTCATCTAGAATCAAACAGTGGTTATCCTATTTAAAACAACATTATTCTCAAGCGCATCAATTACTACAACAAATTCGTACTTTAAAAACCCAACAAGACATTATTGATGGTCTTCAAAACTACAAAATATAG